The Mercurialis annua linkage group LG8, ddMerAnnu1.2, whole genome shotgun sequence genome window below encodes:
- the LOC126661995 gene encoding uncharacterized protein LOC126661995 has protein sequence MEKFYKMDLMNKQREKNQASTIHHLETQISQMAIALQGRTQCGFSSTTENNPREQLKAVKLRSGRNLEKSNGKRHRVEEEEPNVEANVASSSQELPTVSEEVVIEVEEPYVRSPSFIPFVPKVPFPSRLRKAPDNHKLHNCSPIILSYLPAKLKDPGSFTIPCTIGNMNSINFLCDLGACINLMPLFLFWTLFRDQPMNNTSMVLQLADHSLKKPFRIFKDVLVKVDKFIFLVDIVI, from the exons ATGGAGAAGTTTTATAAAATGGATCTTATGAATAAGCAAAGAGAGAAGAATCAAGCCTCCACTATCCACCACCTTGAGACTCAAATTTCGCAAATGGCAATTGCACTCCAAGGAAGAACTCAATGTGGATTTTCATCCACTACGGAAAACAATCCAAGGGAGCAACTCAAAGCGGTTAAACTTCGAAGTGGGAGAAACCTTGAAAAATCGAATGGCAAGAGGCATAGAGTGGAAGAAGAGGAGCCTAATGTTGAGGCAAATGTTGCTAGCTCTAGTCAAGAGCTACCCACGGTTAGTGAGGAGGTTGTGATTGAAGTAGAGGAGCCTTATGTCAGATCACCTTCATTTATTCCATTTGTTCCTAAGGTTCCATTTCCGAGTCGGTTAAGAAAGGCACCGGATAACCACAAGTTGCACAA TTGTAGCCCAATCATCTTGAGCTATTTACCGGCAAAGTTGAAAGATCCAGGGAGTTTCACTATACCTTGCACAATTGGAAACATGAattctataaattttttatgtgatTTGGGTGCTTGCATCAATCTTatgcctttgtttcttttctGGACGCTTTTTAGAGACCAGCCCATGAATAAcacctcgatggtactccaaTTAGCCGACCACTCTTTGAAGAAACCATTCAGAATATTTAAAGATGTGCTTGTGAAGGTGGATAAGTTTATATTTCTGGTTGATATTGTCATCTGA